From the genome of Staphylococcus haemolyticus, one region includes:
- the uxaC gene encoding glucuronate isomerase translates to MAFINEHFMLNNETGKHLYHDFAKDMPIYDYHCHLDPKQISDNVACDNITDLWLSGDHYKWRAMRAQGIEEQYITGDAAPLDKFKKWAETLENSVGNPLYHWSQLELKMYFDIEDLLTSDNAEAIYHRANDYLKQHHTTTQSLITDSNVNLICTTDNPTDDLNYHDAIKAKDGFNTTVLPAFRPDDVFKVGDPAFTDLLQKLENLTHPITTPSDFIEALYKRIQYFHDKGGRLADHGLEEMHFEAYTDQAIQDIFKKALNHADISTYERFQFQSYMLNELSKAYYERGWVMQIHFGAIRNNNTKMFEKVGKDAGFDSIRDQDNLAYHLNATLDMMEQEGHLPKTILYNLNPIYNDIVGSTIANFQTEPGIKSKVQHGAGWWFNDTKRGMLRQMSSLADQGLLMHFVGMLTDSRSFISYSRHDYFRRILSSFIGDLVEKGEIPNDDQLLKRMIENICYNNAYNYFKLI, encoded by the coding sequence ATGGCTTTTATAAATGAACATTTTATGTTGAATAATGAAACAGGAAAACATTTATACCATGATTTTGCGAAAGATATGCCAATTTATGACTACCATTGTCATCTAGACCCTAAGCAAATTAGCGACAATGTGGCATGTGACAATATTACAGACTTATGGCTCAGTGGTGATCATTACAAATGGCGTGCAATGCGTGCACAAGGCATTGAAGAACAGTATATTACTGGCGATGCTGCACCACTTGATAAATTTAAAAAATGGGCAGAAACATTAGAAAATTCAGTGGGTAATCCGTTATATCACTGGTCACAACTTGAATTGAAAATGTATTTTGACATTGAAGACTTACTGACTAGTGATAACGCTGAAGCTATTTATCATCGTGCTAATGATTATCTAAAACAACATCACACAACAACTCAATCATTGATTACTGATTCGAATGTCAACTTAATTTGCACAACAGATAATCCTACAGACGACTTAAACTATCATGATGCTATTAAAGCAAAGGATGGATTTAACACGACTGTCCTACCTGCATTTAGACCTGATGATGTATTTAAAGTTGGCGACCCAGCGTTTACAGACTTACTACAAAAGTTAGAAAACCTTACGCATCCAATTACGACACCTTCTGACTTTATCGAAGCGTTATATAAACGTATTCAATATTTCCATGATAAAGGCGGTCGATTAGCTGACCATGGTTTAGAAGAAATGCATTTTGAGGCGTATACGGATCAAGCTATTCAAGACATTTTCAAGAAAGCTTTAAATCATGCAGATATTTCAACATATGAACGATTCCAGTTCCAAAGCTACATGTTAAATGAATTGAGTAAGGCATACTATGAACGTGGTTGGGTAATGCAAATTCACTTTGGTGCAATTCGAAATAATAATACGAAGATGTTTGAAAAAGTAGGAAAAGATGCTGGCTTTGACTCAATTAGAGACCAAGACAATCTTGCGTATCATTTAAATGCAACACTAGACATGATGGAACAAGAAGGACACTTACCTAAGACCATCTTGTATAACTTAAACCCAATTTATAATGATATCGTGGGTTCTACAATTGCGAATTTCCAAACTGAACCAGGTATTAAAAGTAAAGTACAACATGGTGCAGGTTGGTGGTTCAATGATACGAAAAGAGGCATGTTAAGACAAATGTCATCATTAGCTGATCAAGGGTTGCTAATGCATTTTGTTGGTATGTTAACAGATTCAAGAAGCTTTATTTCATATTCAAGACACGATTACTTTAGACGTATATTATCTTCATTCATTGGGGACTTAGTTGAAAAAGGTGAAATCCCTAATGATGATCAACTATTAAAACGCATGATTGAAAATATTTGCTATAACAACGCTTATAACTACTTCAAATTAATATAG
- a CDS encoding glycoside-pentoside-hexuronide (GPH):cation symporter, with protein MGTTVETREKQKVQSLNNIQKSTLGFKEKLSYGFGDLGNGMMFDMGQIYLMMFFTDILGISAFYGGLVFLVAKIFDAFVDTGVGTIVDSRTNIGPKGKFRPFILYGTVPLAILTVLSFTAPNFSDTGKVIWAFATYLMFNAAYSVVNIPYGSLSAAMTVNADDRTQLSVFRNLGSQSALFIAGIAVVPLVSKFDNHAIGYPVVVGMLAIFGVIFHLICYKGVKERHVIERPKKKGVNKKAFFNLVKNEAFAVLAIFTLLTIMSMFLVQSTQLYYFKYVLDKPNLVGLVSTLNFIVLLPALFATTYISKKLGKKYTALIGIGGFVIFEVLNFLFFGENYVMFLIMNTIAQFFLVIPNTVVWAFIADVVEYGQWKFRLRSEGITYSSYSFTRKVSQALAGFVPGLALTFIGYQPNVDQSAGTIFGLKVLFFAVPAVACTIAFIIFFIWYPLTDKRHKQIVKELALREEI; from the coding sequence ATGGGAACTACAGTTGAAACAAGAGAAAAGCAAAAAGTGCAGAGTCTCAATAATATTCAAAAATCAACATTAGGTTTTAAAGAAAAGTTATCTTATGGATTTGGTGATTTAGGTAACGGCATGATGTTTGATATGGGACAAATTTACTTAATGATGTTCTTCACAGATATTTTAGGTATTTCAGCTTTCTACGGTGGTCTTGTATTTTTAGTTGCAAAAATCTTTGATGCATTTGTAGATACAGGTGTAGGGACAATCGTCGATTCAAGAACCAATATAGGGCCTAAAGGTAAATTTAGACCATTCATCTTATATGGCACGGTGCCCCTAGCAATCTTAACGGTGCTCTCATTTACCGCACCTAATTTCAGTGATACTGGAAAGGTCATTTGGGCGTTCGCAACTTATTTAATGTTTAACGCGGCTTATTCAGTCGTTAATATCCCTTATGGCTCATTATCAGCTGCAATGACAGTGAATGCGGATGATAGAACACAGTTATCTGTATTTAGAAACTTAGGATCACAAAGTGCATTATTCATTGCAGGTATTGCCGTTGTACCATTAGTTTCAAAATTTGATAATCACGCAATTGGTTATCCAGTAGTTGTTGGTATGCTTGCAATCTTTGGTGTGATATTCCATTTGATTTGCTACAAAGGTGTTAAAGAACGTCACGTGATCGAACGTCCGAAAAAGAAAGGCGTCAATAAGAAAGCCTTCTTCAACTTAGTGAAAAATGAAGCCTTTGCCGTCTTAGCTATCTTCACACTATTAACGATTATGTCTATGTTCTTAGTACAATCAACACAACTTTACTACTTTAAATATGTATTAGATAAACCGAATCTTGTTGGTTTAGTCAGTACATTAAACTTTATCGTTTTATTACCAGCGTTATTTGCTACTACATATATTAGTAAAAAGTTAGGTAAAAAATATACAGCCCTCATTGGTATTGGCGGATTTGTTATCTTCGAAGTCTTAAACTTCTTATTCTTCGGAGAAAATTATGTCATGTTCCTAATCATGAATACGATAGCACAATTCTTCTTAGTTATTCCTAACACAGTTGTATGGGCATTCATTGCAGACGTTGTGGAATACGGACAATGGAAATTCAGATTACGTTCAGAAGGTATCACTTATTCAAGTTATAGCTTTACTAGAAAAGTATCACAAGCACTTGCAGGTTTCGTACCTGGATTAGCATTAACGTTCATTGGTTATCAACCTAATGTAGACCAATCAGCGGGCACAATCTTTGGACTTAAAGTTTTATTCTTTGCAGTACCGGCAGTGGCATGTACCATCGCATTCATTATCTTCTTTATATGGTACCCACTTACAGATAAACGACATAAACAAATTGTTAAAGAACTTGCATTGAGAGAAGAAATTTAA
- a CDS encoding sugar kinase, translating into MSFITFGEILMRLSTPHHQTFEQAQAFDIHYGGAEMNVAIGLSGLGIDTAMVTALPNNDIGDNIIQHLRRYNVNADKVKSASGRLGIYFTESGYAQRANRLIYDRQMSVFSQLNPDEYEIESILKAHEWFHITGITAALNDALFEYLKKAVKIAKTLGLFVSCDLNFRDALWDFQTARRKMSELLYDVDLIFGYEPLSLPGEDGKDLKDGLDRMANIEDIRPFLTKIHQTYNINYIAFTQRKIFNHKRNRLQGFLSTPNQLEQTETVEVDILDRLGTGDAFSVGIIYGIMKQWDLKDTVQFGINNMVYKHNVIGDYSYANLEKINTSIESNKDINR; encoded by the coding sequence ATGTCATTCATTACTTTTGGCGAGATATTGATGCGATTAAGTACACCGCATCACCAAACATTTGAACAGGCACAAGCGTTTGATATTCATTATGGCGGGGCCGAAATGAATGTTGCGATAGGCTTATCAGGCTTAGGTATCGACACCGCAATGGTAACAGCCTTACCTAATAATGATATTGGCGACAACATCATACAACATTTAAGACGTTACAACGTGAATGCCGATAAGGTGAAAAGCGCTAGTGGCAGATTAGGTATTTATTTTACTGAGAGTGGTTATGCACAAAGAGCAAATCGTCTTATTTACGATAGACAAATGAGTGTATTTAGCCAATTAAATCCTGATGAATATGAAATTGAAAGTATATTAAAAGCGCATGAATGGTTTCATATTACAGGTATTACGGCAGCACTAAACGATGCGTTATTTGAATACTTGAAAAAAGCGGTCAAAATAGCTAAAACATTAGGTCTTTTTGTAAGCTGTGATTTGAACTTTAGAGATGCGTTGTGGGATTTTCAAACTGCGAGAAGAAAAATGTCTGAACTCTTATACGACGTGGATTTAATCTTTGGTTATGAGCCATTATCACTGCCTGGTGAAGATGGCAAAGATTTAAAAGATGGTTTAGATCGAATGGCTAATATTGAAGACATTAGACCGTTTTTAACGAAAATACATCAAACATACAACATTAACTATATTGCATTTACACAGAGAAAAATTTTTAACCATAAAAGAAACCGCTTACAAGGATTTCTTTCTACACCAAATCAACTCGAACAAACTGAAACAGTTGAGGTCGATATCTTAGATAGATTAGGCACGGGTGATGCATTTAGTGTAGGTATCATTTATGGAATTATGAAGCAATGGGATTTAAAAGATACTGTTCAATTTGGGATCAATAACATGGTTTATAAGCACAACGTCATTGGTGATTATAGTTATGCCAATCTTGAAAAAATAAATACGTCTATTGAAAGTAACAAAGATATCAATAGATAG
- a CDS encoding bifunctional 2-keto-4-hydroxyglutarate aldolase/2-keto-3-deoxy-6-phosphogluconate aldolase has translation MKKIKILNQLHENYLVAVVRGKSKDDAIAAVQQMIEGGIYNIEITFTTPQAEEVIRHLSATSDEHIVIGAGTVLDSGTARIAILNGAEYIVSPHLDIEIAKMCNRYAVPYLPGCGSVTEIVQAMESGVDLVKLFPGDLLGANFIKNVHGPIPHIELMPSGGVSLDNLEDWYNKGAYAVGIGSALMKNAKDGNDTVIKENTEKFVRKFQTVSG, from the coding sequence ATGAAGAAAATAAAAATATTAAATCAATTGCATGAAAATTATCTCGTCGCAGTTGTCAGAGGTAAAAGCAAAGATGATGCAATCGCTGCTGTTCAACAAATGATAGAAGGTGGCATTTATAATATTGAGATTACCTTTACAACGCCTCAAGCAGAAGAAGTTATTCGACACTTAAGTGCGACAAGCGATGAACATATCGTCATCGGAGCAGGTACTGTATTAGATAGTGGAACAGCACGAATCGCTATTTTAAACGGTGCTGAATATATCGTAAGCCCTCACTTGGATATTGAAATAGCTAAAATGTGTAACCGATATGCAGTACCTTATTTACCTGGGTGTGGTTCTGTAACAGAAATCGTACAAGCAATGGAATCAGGCGTAGACTTAGTTAAATTATTCCCTGGAGACTTGCTAGGCGCGAATTTCATAAAAAATGTACATGGACCTATACCACATATAGAATTAATGCCTTCAGGTGGCGTATCTTTAGATAATTTAGAAGATTGGTATAACAAAGGTGCTTATGCGGTAGGTATTGGTAGTGCATTGATGAAAAATGCAAAAGATGGAAACGATACTGTAATTAAAGAAAATACAGAAAAATTTGTCAGAAAATTTCAAACAGTAAGTGGGTGA